Below is a window of Apis mellifera strain DH4 linkage group LG15, Amel_HAv3.1, whole genome shotgun sequence DNA.
TAAACGAGCAAGATATTAAACTGGCGCATGCTACTCTACTCATGTAAGCATGCCGGCGCATAATCACTCGATTTTCTTCACTGTTTAATTCGTTGTAATCCTTGATCgcagaagaaaaattggaaacgaGTCCTATAGGACGTATACGAAAACACATCACTTTCGCCACTGCTAAAATAccgcaattaattaatagaagagCATCTAGGTTATTTTCTGCGTTGCTTCTGTCCAAATATAATTCCACTTGTAAAATCACTACCATCAATAACTGcaataaaacaattcttaAACACAATTAATCATAACTTGTGAGAcacaatgatataaaaattttataccaaaagtgaaattgaaaatatggtACGtgagattgaaaatatttcgtgcACCTGGAAAGGCCAAGTGCCTACGGGCCATGACAGGAATTTCAACGGAATCATAGCGTAAGTGAAGTCTTTGTTCGATGTtgtcttcatttttttaatacgatgTAAGAAATCGTCAATCGATCATACTCGGTAATACTTGAATACGAtgtattctttttctcccttttctttttgcacATAGCGATGCGTTGTATTTTTCGAATCATCTTTTATTCAGCTGTAATCACTTAACTGTCTATCGTCCAAGACGTTTCCATTTCTATATCAATTGTCGTCACCAAGAAAATTCCGACGGAAGTTATTACTTTATTGCTATACTTTGATATGAATAATAGAAACCCATGAGCATTTGCTTCGAAAATTGGTCTAAGTTTCTAAAGGTTCATGTAAAAAAACATTCTTTGCGAGCTAGGAAtataacatttgaaaaaaggaaagaattgtTTTCTTATAACTAAAAGATCCTATTTCTTggaaaacaattgaaatatctaaattGCGATTACTTTTAACATGAGCAAAGAATGCAATTGAAtggaattcttaaaaattgaatcggaaatttctttttacgagTATACAGtgcaagttaaaattttattatctaatagattatagtatatttcgtgcattaatatttatgtaaaaatttgagaaaaatatcttattattttttcttatcaaataacaatattatttttattataagggacataaaattaatcgaaaatacataacatttataatcaaataatttttatatgctcatcattatttttcagatcAGTAGATAGAAGGCTAAACTTCAAAAACAagttttcaaacatttttaaatgaatttcgatGACACATTATCAATATTAGATTTCTCGATATGCATCTtcgaaattgcaataaatgaaaatcaatttgtGCAATTTCTTCAATTGACTGTATAGATTTGCAATCGAAATCACAATTTTCAATCCATTAAttctttgtatttaaaaatctattgtaTTCAAAAACATGAAATctgtttaaatattgaaacattaacatgtaagtatataagaatataaaaaaaagataattatattaaatttcataaatatttcaggaatctttttctcttagaataattttcttctaagatattacttgtaaaattaatgctttcaaatttttcaaaaatttcaataaaattttgcatttttatatacattcatatatatatattttatgcataaattggtggagaatattttttaatagaagatagaatacaaaaaatcaaaattttattacaaaattgaaattttgttttattttgagtttttgatcttattttatatattcactattttatatgtttattttataattcttattttctcaaaattgtatattctttctgtttatttttcttgattctagaaatatttatctttgttcattttttatttgcatttttttttatcaaacaacaattttttttaattgtaaagatATTAGaagtatttaaaacaaattgtttttaagaaatatatttttttgttgaaaaacgatttcaatttattttgatgattAAAAAGCATgcataatatatctaaatatctattgcaaaatgataataagattacattataattctaattaattaaactacattttatatttacatatatatatgtttacatgaattacatatgtatttcaaatatttcacaattaaaacacaaaaaatgattgcaatgaaaaaaaatatcgacaataaatacatattattaaataaaacattaagtattttattttgcatagaGTGTCATTCTTTTGctatgcataaatatttaaataatctaatcattttaaatcatttgcaACTAATTTTAAgagagatatattaatatgtgatATTGTGCCACATGATGGTGATCTTTTGATCTTTTGAGCATCGTTGTTGTGATTGATTAATGTGTCAGACTATGTATGTCAGACAGCATaacattacaatataatttgttattcatttcgaaaatttattatagtattcaTTTACTAGTAGTAAACTGTAGTAAACTGAAACGATATCTATTGCACAAtatgatcatttttaatactaaaatgattcaaattgaaataatttttatattaatagatcaccatgaatataatatataatactttattgtgctttattacattaatataattaatataattttaatataattttcaggtTTTTTCatgttcttaaaatatttacttcaatataaaaattttaatttaccatCACTCGGAGAACTGAAAGATACGACATCGAAGTTTTCAAAATGCTCATATACGTTTCCATGTTGacaacaaaaaattttccagCTGTCAAGAGAAAAGGATGTTGAGCTCTCATAATGATAAAAGTAATGTTTTGTGATACATTCTTTGGCATTTCGTACCAAGTACAGAAATACACCGAATTACCAAGACTTTCAGTttgagtttttaaatattcacccACGTAACTATATGCGAATAGTTGTATCAAGAGCACAGACATTGCGATACATATTCTTATCGTCATGATGATATTTCCAATGCTCAAAGcgagaataaattcaaatcctagaaacagatataaatttctataaatggaatgcatttaaataaaattatgctaCTACGTTTaatcaaatgttattttattaagtgaaataaaaatcatgcAAATATTCACCGGTCGTACATATAAGCACACAACTTGAAAATAGTTGTATGACCAAAATAGAACTAATTGTTTCATTCAGCATGTCGCTCAGTTTCAACAAGTAAATGTGCCTTCTGGTTAGTAAACTAATATGTTTCATTGTTCTTTCGTTCTCgttggataatttattatattttagtctCAAAATTTCCACTTGACCGCACAAATGAAAGGCAATACCAAAGAACAACGAATCACtacctaataaatatttaaaacgaatatttaaaatgaaacaaaatattttgatactgAAATCATATTCCaaacattgatatttatatacatgacAGATCATTACCTAGATTTCCAGTACTGGTAAGTAGCAACATTATGTATTCTATGATGAAAACCacgaaatacatattttccggcatatttataattgccaatatatttttagatggaATAGGATATTTCATTGCACTTTCTACCGTTACATTAATCACTTCTTCTTCATCCCCAGCAAGCATGGGCACAGTCATGAAAAGCGTGGAACCGGCGTACGagcaaaatattaaactgGCGCACGCTACTCTACCCATGTAAGCGTGTCGGCGCACGATCACTCGATTTT
It encodes the following:
- the LOC100578045 gene encoding uncharacterized protein LOC100578045, which gives rise to MKTTLNKEFAYAMTPLKFLSWPVGTWPFQVYDIFSLTRTIFSISLLLLMIAIVQVELYLDRTDAENNLDALLLINCGILAVAKVMCFRIRPVGLVSNFSSAIKDYNELNSEENRVIVRRHAYMGRVACASLIFCSYAGSTLFMTVPMLAGDEEEVINVTVESAMKYPIPSKNILAIINMPENMYFVVFIIEYIMLLLTSTGNLGSDSLFFGIAFHLCGQVEILRLKYNKLSNENERTMKHISLLTRRHIYLLKLSDMLNETISSILVIQLFSSCVLICTTGFEFILALSIGNIIMTIRICIAMSVLLIQLFAYSYVGEYLKTQTESLGNSVYFCTWYEMPKNVSQNITFIIMRAQHPFLLTAGKFFVVNMETYMSILKTSMSYLSVLRVMVNIDDFLHRIKKMKTTSNKDFTYAMIPLKFLSWPVGTWPFQVHEIFSISRTIFSISLLLLMVVILQVELYLDRSNAENNLDALLLINCGILAVAKVMCFRIRPIGLVSNFSSAIKDYNELNSEENRVIMRRHAYMSRVACASLISCSFIASTLFMTVPMLTGDKKDIINVTEKSIIKYPIPSKNALAIINMPENLSFMVFIVEYMMLLFTSTGNLGSDSLFFGIVFHLCGQVEILKLKYNKLSNTNERTMEHIILLTKRHIYLLNLSKMLNETVSSILVIQLFSSCVLICTTGFQLILTLTFGNVVLTIKILAEISILLIQLFAYSYVGEYLKTQTEGIGNSVYFCTWYDMPKNVSKDIIFIIMKSQRPVLLTAGKFFVINMETYMSILKTSMSYLSVLRVMVNS